Proteins encoded within one genomic window of Pithys albifrons albifrons isolate INPA30051 chromosome 9, PitAlb_v1, whole genome shotgun sequence:
- the NSMCE4A gene encoding non-structural maintenance of chromosomes element 4 homolog A, translated as MPGGRDQPARGPRPLVSPPGTPQRGPAMAHRGDASPSTSRDGPQGRPRPPAENTEDVDRASEQVRRMEMDDGTDDERNRTIRRQYRELISAVQQNREEMLSSKSNRLTEALEEANKLFDGVCRAREAALDAQFLVLASNLGKEKANELHSEMTSFDSAAFAEDLLTAMGINRTEGEENDSEPGGFLPSDAWDKLGDEALKHFRRAPTFHYMLGSFKSDPPVARQRIERQKKASRGEAKRAMPAQLKKMEETHEEATEKEVERILGILQTLFENDPDTPISFFDFVIDPNSFARTVENMFHVSFLVRDGLAEIKLDEDGLPVIEPTKSRKGVDSNQEPGKRNQVIISLTQQEWKEIIEDFEITEAMISPPCQSNEEEMETE; from the exons ATGCCCGGGGGGCGGGACCAGCCTGCCCGGGGCCCGCGCCCGTTGGTGTCTCCCCCGGGCACCCCGCAGCGCGGCCCGGCCATGGCGCACCGCGGAGACGCCTCCCCATCCACCTCCCGGGACGGGCCGCAGGGCCGCCCGCGGCCGCCCGCGGAGAACACGGAGGACGTGGACAGGGCGAGCGAGCAGGTGCGGCGGATGGAGATGGACGATGGTACCGACGACGAGCGCAACAGGACGATCCGCCGGCAGTACCGCGAGCTCATCTCCGCCGTGCAGC AAAATCGTGAGGAGATGCTCAGTTCAAAAAGCAACAGGCTGACAGAAGCTTTGGAGGAAGCCAATAAACTCTTTGATGGAG TTTGCCGTGCACGAGAGGCTGCTCTGGATGCCCAGTTTCTGGTCTTAGCATCCAATCTAGGGAAGGAGAAGGCCAATGAGTTACACTCTGAGATGACATCATTTGATTCAGCAGCATTTGCAGAAGACTTG CTGACAGCTATGGGTATCAATCGCactgagggagaagaaaatgacAGTGAACCTGGTGGGTTTTTACCCAGTGATGCCTGGGACAAACTGGGAGATGAAGCACTAAAGCACTTTAGAAGAGCACCTACTTTTCACTATAT GTTGGGATCTTTCAAATCTGATCCTCCTGTAGCAAGGCAGAGgattgagaggcagaaaaaagcTTCAAGAGGAGAAGCAAAACGAGCAATGCCTGCTCAG ttaaaaaaaatggaggaaacTCATGAGGAAGCTACAGAAAAAGAAGTAGAGAGGATCTTGGGAATATTGCAAACTCTTTTTGAAAATGATC CTGATACACCCATTTCCTTCTTTGACTTTGTGATTGATCCAAACTCATTTGCACGCACGGTGGAAAACATGTTTCATGTGTCCTTCCTTGTAAGG GATGGTCTCGCAGAAATTAAGCTGGATGAGGATGGATTGCCAGTAATAG AGCCTACAAAATCCAGGAAGGGAGTGGATTCTAACCAGGAACCTGGAAAAAGGAACCAAGTGATCATATCTCTGACCCAGCAGGAATGGAAG GAGATCATAGAAGACTTCGAAATAACAGAAGCCATGATTAGCCCTCCTTGTCAGAGCAATGAAGAGGAAATGGAGACAGAATAA